One Candidatus Zymogenus saltonus genomic region harbors:
- a CDS encoding tetratricopeptide repeat protein, with product MKKLTLKRKTNVATAVFVAVVILFTFAANAMAEENALTFLERGANLIGQGKYSEAIDVLTQALKEDFPEGQRLESNYAVIYANRGDAYFKLGLTDKALDDYNSALELDNTFPEVLLNRGVIKKKLGDYEGALIDYTKAIDSKSMFPAAHFNKGELLIEMGRNEEALEQLSKYILLVADNPHVYNLRGELYLKEKKYNLALGDFNSALYIDGKNAEALMNIGKVYIETKDYTGAELELNKAIAINPDLGEAYMLRSKAREGLGNKAGAEADRKKAKSLNPNL from the coding sequence ATGAAAAAACTAACCTTAAAAAGAAAAACCAATGTCGCGACCGCCGTCTTTGTTGCGGTCGTTATCCTGTTTACTTTTGCCGCAAATGCGATGGCAGAGGAAAACGCCCTGACGTTCCTGGAAAGGGGGGCAAACCTCATAGGCCAGGGGAAATACTCGGAGGCGATAGACGTACTAACCCAGGCGCTGAAGGAGGACTTCCCGGAGGGGCAGCGGCTCGAAAGCAACTACGCCGTAATCTACGCCAACAGGGGCGACGCCTACTTTAAGCTGGGATTAACCGATAAGGCCCTGGATGATTACAACAGCGCCCTGGAGCTCGACAACACATTCCCTGAGGTCCTCTTGAACAGGGGAGTCATCAAGAAGAAGCTGGGGGATTACGAGGGGGCCCTGATCGATTACACCAAGGCGATCGATTCAAAGTCGATGTTTCCCGCGGCGCATTTTAATAAGGGGGAGCTCCTGATAGAGATGGGAAGGAACGAGGAGGCTTTGGAGCAATTGTCAAAATATATCCTCCTCGTTGCGGACAATCCGCATGTCTACAATCTGAGGGGGGAGCTCTACCTGAAGGAGAAGAAATACAATCTCGCCCTGGGAGATTTCAACAGCGCTCTTTACATAGACGGGAAAAACGCAGAAGCCCTTATGAATATCGGAAAAGTCTATATCGAGACGAAGGACTACACCGGCGCCGAGCTGGAGCTCAACAAGGCCATCGCCATAAATCCCGACTTGGGGGAGGCCTATATGTTGAGGTCGAAGGCGAGGGAAGGGCTGGGGAACAAGGCCGGGGCCGAGGCGGACCGCAAGAAAGCTAAGTCGCTCAATCCTAACCTGTAG
- a CDS encoding M20/M25/M40 family metallo-hydrolase, protein MDLQEILTNIAVPRPAHRESLEKTAAYIKGLLTSWDVPFIVQEFALRPYMQFLIGLTLLILAVILFILVLKKKPLFALIVSIIIFPLLFLEFEMFMPIVSGLIKKTGENIIVSFQAPNAVRELIFMAHYDSKTDFWDHIQRAKIYRWIPHAFALGVLLSIWLFFVKKFDALKNKLVTAINLTVAGILVVYWGLIFLGFGGFVFLPKERDSLGAVDNGTSVVTLLAVAKDIKDGKVDIGDSNVTIILTSGEETTLQGANFYVKERWGKKAEPEIPTTLVNLELVAQNGNMVYWKKVGVFLKFYDPDKELIDRLNVACEEISGKPMELAGEGYITDDSHRFAVVGIPFITVGNSGLPGMGMGGFHATTDNLERVNYENLKLMIATLEKYIESCSTK, encoded by the coding sequence ATGGACCTACAGGAAATTCTGACGAATATTGCCGTGCCGAGGCCGGCCCACAGGGAGTCCCTCGAAAAGACGGCCGCCTACATCAAGGGACTACTCACATCTTGGGACGTTCCGTTCATCGTGCAGGAGTTCGCCCTGAGACCCTACATGCAGTTTCTGATAGGGTTGACGCTATTGATACTGGCGGTCATCCTCTTCATACTGGTGCTAAAGAAAAAACCCCTTTTTGCCTTGATCGTATCGATCATCATCTTCCCGCTCCTCTTTCTTGAGTTCGAGATGTTCATGCCGATCGTGAGCGGCCTTATAAAAAAGACAGGCGAGAACATCATTGTGAGCTTCCAGGCCCCGAACGCCGTAAGGGAGCTGATCTTCATGGCCCACTACGACTCCAAGACCGACTTCTGGGATCACATCCAGAGGGCCAAGATCTACAGGTGGATACCCCACGCCTTCGCCCTGGGCGTCCTTCTTTCTATCTGGCTTTTCTTCGTGAAGAAATTCGACGCATTGAAGAACAAGCTCGTAACGGCGATAAACCTTACAGTTGCGGGTATCCTCGTTGTCTACTGGGGACTCATATTCTTGGGCTTCGGTGGATTCGTTTTTCTGCCGAAGGAGCGCGACAGCCTGGGCGCCGTGGACAACGGGACATCCGTGGTGACGCTCCTCGCCGTTGCCAAGGATATTAAAGACGGCAAGGTGGACATAGGCGACTCCAACGTCACGATCATCCTGACGTCCGGGGAGGAGACGACCCTCCAGGGAGCAAACTTCTACGTCAAGGAGAGGTGGGGTAAGAAGGCGGAGCCGGAGATCCCCACGACCCTCGTCAACCTGGAGCTTGTGGCCCAAAATGGCAACATGGTCTACTGGAAGAAGGTCGGGGTCTTCCTGAAGTTCTACGACCCGGATAAAGAGCTTATAGACCGCCTGAATGTGGCCTGTGAGGAGATATCCGGAAAGCCGATGGAGTTGGCGGGAGAGGGCTACATCACCGACGACTCTCACCGCTTCGCCGTGGTCGGGATCCCATTCATCACCGTGGGTAACTCGGGGCTTCCGGGAATGGGTATGGGCGGATTTCACGCCACCACCGATAACCTCGAGAGGGTGAACTACGAAAACCTTAAGCTTATGATAGCGACCCTCGAAAAATATATCGAGAGCTGCAGCACCAAGTAA
- a CDS encoding tautomerase family protein translates to MPFFKIHLSDEIAEKVSPLFAHEVREVMVETLKIDPTHGHVAVYTTPREKRSVHESRSVDFVFVELLMFSGRTDETKETLFRKLNEVVERHTGVDNKDIIFNVIESDRKDWAGRGGIPMSKIHLRY, encoded by the coding sequence ATGCCCTTTTTCAAGATACACCTGTCGGATGAAATTGCCGAAAAGGTTTCACCCCTTTTCGCCCACGAGGTCAGGGAGGTTATGGTGGAAACCCTCAAGATTGACCCGACCCACGGCCACGTCGCCGTCTACACGACGCCGAGGGAAAAGCGGTCCGTCCACGAGAGCCGAAGCGTAGATTTCGTCTTTGTCGAGCTTCTGATGTTCTCCGGACGCACGGACGAGACGAAGGAGACGCTCTTCAGGAAGCTGAACGAGGTGGTCGAGAGACACACCGGCGTCGATAACAAGGATATAATCTTTAACGTCATCGAGAGCGACAGGAAAGACTGGGCCGGGAGGGGCGGAATCCCCATGTCGAAGATACACCTGAGATATTGA
- a CDS encoding YedE-related selenium metabolism membrane protein has protein sequence MTKVKSFFASRCGIITVGGLIGIIAASLQKFGNPGNMGICMACFERDIMGALGLHRAAVVQYLRPEIPAFVFGSLIAALMFKEFKYRSGSSPVTRFFLGMTAMMGALVFLGCPWRALLRLSGGDWNAITGIIGLIVGITVGVLFLKKGFTLGRAYRGDTKFAWIFPFIMAVLLALAIIYPNYGEGAALFRSASGPGSMGAPLAISIGAGLIVGFLAQRTRFCTMGAIRDVILMRDFHLLSGVVALVVTAVVMNLIYGQFHPGFTLGVDEAGAVINQPAAHTNQLLNFGGMVLAGMSFALAGGCPGRQIFLSGEGDADAAIFVIGMMVGAGVAHNFMMVATQTNAPWIVGIGIVAVLIIGFLSIEREK, from the coding sequence ATGACAAAGGTCAAGAGTTTTTTTGCGAGCAGATGTGGCATCATTACGGTCGGCGGCCTCATAGGGATCATCGCCGCTTCGCTCCAGAAGTTCGGCAACCCCGGAAACATGGGGATATGCATGGCCTGTTTCGAGCGGGACATCATGGGCGCTTTGGGCCTTCACAGGGCCGCGGTCGTCCAGTACCTGCGCCCAGAGATACCTGCGTTTGTCTTCGGGTCCCTCATCGCCGCGCTTATGTTCAAGGAGTTCAAGTATCGGTCGGGGTCGTCGCCGGTGACCAGGTTCTTCCTCGGCATGACGGCAATGATGGGTGCCCTGGTGTTTCTCGGCTGTCCGTGGCGGGCGCTCCTTCGACTCTCAGGGGGCGACTGGAACGCGATTACCGGCATAATAGGCCTTATCGTCGGGATTACCGTAGGCGTCCTCTTTCTCAAGAAGGGCTTTACCCTGGGGCGGGCCTACCGGGGAGACACTAAGTTCGCCTGGATATTCCCCTTTATCATGGCAGTCCTCCTTGCCCTTGCGATAATTTACCCCAACTACGGCGAGGGGGCGGCCCTCTTCAGGAGCGCGAGCGGTCCCGGATCGATGGGGGCGCCGCTGGCAATATCGATAGGGGCCGGGCTGATCGTCGGCTTCTTGGCCCAGAGGACGAGATTCTGCACCATGGGGGCTATCAGGGACGTGATCCTGATGAGGGACTTCCACCTCCTGAGCGGTGTGGTAGCCCTTGTCGTGACCGCGGTCGTGATGAACCTGATCTACGGTCAGTTCCACCCCGGTTTCACGCTGGGCGTCGACGAGGCGGGGGCGGTGATCAATCAGCCGGCGGCGCACACGAACCAGCTCCTCAACTTCGGCGGCATGGTATTGGCGGGGATGTCGTTTGCCCTGGCCGGGGGGTGTCCTGGGCGCCAGATATTCCTGTCGGGCGAGGGTGACGCCGACGCAGCAATCTTTGTCATAGGAATGATGGTGGGGGCAGGTGTTGCCCACAACTTCATGATGGTGGCGACCCAGACAAACGCCCCCTGGATTGTGGGGATAGGCATCGTCGCCGTCTTAATCATAGGCTTTCTATCTATAGAGAGGGAAAAATAA
- a CDS encoding sulfurtransferase TusA family protein has protein sequence MADKKEKTIDARGLSCPQPVIMTRNAIKGMEGGNVKVLVDTMTQVYNVSRSAEKLGWGAEYSEAEGEFQISLKK, from the coding sequence ATGGCTGATAAAAAGGAGAAGACAATAGACGCCCGGGGACTCTCCTGTCCCCAGCCTGTCATAATGACGAGAAACGCCATAAAGGGGATGGAAGGCGGAAATGTAAAGGTCCTCGTAGACACGATGACCCAGGTTTACAACGTGTCCCGGTCGGCGGAAAAGCTTGGATGGGGGGCCGAGTACAGTGAGGCGGAAGGGGAGTTTCAGATATCTCTGAAGAAGTAG
- a CDS encoding aminotransferase class V-fold PLP-dependent enzyme: protein MIYLDNAATSWPKPKSVVDAVSDFMKNVGANPGRSGHRLSMEAERIRLETRELIAKLFGGSDPFRVIFTLNVTEAINLVIGGLVSKGGRVVTTSMEHNAVMRPLRHLEKTVGIEIALVPVRVDGTIDIEAMEEALGGGADLAVVNHASNVSGTIVNIAEVGRLTRKQGVPLLVDAAQSAGSLPIDIKEDMVDILAFTGHKGLLGPTGTGGVVFGDDFDCERLPPAVFGGTGSRSEMEYQPDFLPDKYESGTANVAGIAGLCEGVRWILDRGVDEIRAHEVKITGRMIEGLSKIDSVKVIGTGNAELQTATVSFVVDGIDVSEVAASLCDDYDVMCRVGLHCAPRAHMTLGTFPEGTVRFGMGPFTTIEDVDSALRAVGAVVDGK, encoded by the coding sequence ATGATATATCTCGACAATGCCGCGACATCGTGGCCGAAGCCGAAGTCCGTCGTCGATGCGGTGTCCGATTTCATGAAAAACGTAGGAGCGAATCCGGGCAGAAGCGGGCACAGGCTCTCGATGGAGGCCGAGAGGATACGCCTCGAAACGAGGGAGCTGATTGCAAAGCTCTTCGGGGGGAGCGATCCCTTCAGGGTGATATTCACGCTAAACGTCACCGAGGCCATCAACTTGGTTATCGGGGGGCTGGTGTCGAAGGGGGGCAGGGTGGTGACCACGTCGATGGAGCACAACGCCGTCATGCGCCCCCTGAGGCACCTGGAGAAAACGGTCGGAATCGAGATCGCCCTGGTTCCCGTGAGAGTGGACGGAACCATCGATATCGAGGCGATGGAAGAGGCCCTCGGGGGCGGGGCGGACCTGGCGGTGGTCAACCACGCCTCGAACGTCTCAGGGACCATCGTGAATATCGCCGAGGTGGGGAGGCTGACCCGAAAACAGGGCGTTCCTTTACTTGTGGACGCGGCGCAGTCGGCGGGATCACTGCCGATAGATATTAAGGAGGATATGGTGGATATACTGGCCTTTACGGGGCACAAGGGGCTTCTGGGGCCGACCGGAACGGGGGGGGTTGTCTTCGGCGACGACTTCGACTGCGAAAGGCTCCCCCCGGCTGTCTTCGGCGGCACCGGCAGCAGGTCGGAGATGGAATATCAGCCCGATTTTCTCCCCGACAAGTACGAGAGCGGGACGGCGAACGTCGCCGGGATAGCGGGGCTGTGCGAGGGGGTCAGGTGGATTCTAGACAGGGGGGTGGACGAGATTCGCGCCCATGAGGTGAAGATCACAGGCAGGATGATCGAGGGTCTCTCCAAGATCGACAGCGTCAAGGTGATAGGCACCGGGAACGCAGAACTTCAAACGGCCACCGTCTCGTTCGTCGTCGACGGGATAGACGTCTCCGAGGTTGCGGCGAGCCTCTGCGACGACTACGACGTCATGTGCAGGGTGGGGCTCCACTGCGCCCCCAGGGCGCACATGACCCTGGGGACGTTCCCGGAAGGCACGGTTCGCTTCGGGATGGGGCCGTTTACGACGATCGAGGACGTCGACAGTGCGTTGAGGGCCGTGGGGGCGGTGGTGGACGGGAAGTAG
- a CDS encoding DUF3343 domain-containing protein yields MEYAVVLMDSTSYAIKGERVLKDAGIPAKLIPVPRHLSSDCGVTVRIPVDDMERSEGILKDRSVPFNEIVRI; encoded by the coding sequence ATGGAATACGCCGTGGTATTGATGGACAGCACGAGCTACGCCATAAAGGGGGAGAGGGTCTTGAAGGATGCTGGGATACCGGCGAAGCTTATCCCCGTTCCCCGCCACCTGAGCAGCGACTGCGGCGTTACGGTGAGAATACCGGTAGATGATATGGAGCGGTCCGAGGGCATTCTGAAGGATAGGAGCGTGCCATTTAACGAGATAGTAAGGATATAA